The window GTAAATAGAAGTCTCATATCTGATTATTAATAGATACCTAATTCAATTTATGGCATAAAAGTTTAGCCTTATTCCAATTTTTTTTTGAAAAATTAGATGTTTTGTTCTTTTACTCTCCAAAGTCTCCACCAAGGAGTCCCGGGAGAATCGTGATGTTCAAAATGATATCCAAAAAAATAGCAAGATAAGAATGCCCATAAATGGTTTTTTGGTTGTGTTTTGGAGTGATGCGCATTTTGAGATTCGCCCATGTGCGGCTTGAAGGTTCCAAAGTAAAACAATTGTAAAGTTGCCATTACTGCTGGAAGCATCCAAAAAACAATTAGATTTTCAGTTGGAAGAAAAAGTTTAAGAATGTTGAATGTAACGGCCATTAAGAGGATTTGCCAGATGGTAACATATTGTTTGATAAAACTAAAGTACCAAAGGAAAAAATTATCCGAACTATGATAATCAGGGTCTTTGTCTGTAGCGACGAATTTGTGATGCTCGTGGTGTTTTGGAAAAAGCTTCCAATAGAAGTTATAAGAAAAAAGAATGGCCGAGAACCAACCAAAGGCATGGTTCACTTTTTTATTTTTTGATACAAGACCATGCATCGCATCGTGAGAAGTGATGAAAAGACCTGTGTAAAGATGCGTTTGAATCAAAATCCCCAAATAAGTTAGCGGATTTTTCCAATTCAAATCAAAATTCAATAAAAACACAAGTGATAGGAACCATAAAAAAATAACTGCCGAAGCAATCAAAACACCTTTCGGATCAATTCTATTGGTATGGAATACTTTTTCGGACACAAATTAAAATTAATGAAATCTTTGCAGAGTCTTAGAAGTTGATCAATCTTTCTTTGACCTGCTCCATCAGCCACATGGGTGTAGATGTAGCGCCGCAAATACCTACAGTGTCATTTGGTGAAAACCAAGAAGGACAAACCTGATCTTGATTGGATACAAAATGGGTATTTGGATTCTTTTCTTTACAGACATTATAGAGAACCTTGCCATTCGAAGACTTAGTTCCACTGACAAAAATAATTTTATCAAACTTCTCAGCAAAAGCTCTCAGTTCTTTGTCTCTATTTGAAACTTGACGGCAAATTGTATCATTGGTGTTGACTACGATGTCATTTACTTTCAAAATCTCGTTGATTTCATAGAATTTATCCGTGCTCTTAGTAGTCTGACTGTATAATGTCATGCTTTTTGGTAAACTTGGAATATCTAACTCAGATATATCTTGAAAGACTACCGCTTTGTTGTTAGTCTGACCAAGTAAACCTATCACTTCAGCATGTCCATGCTTTCCATAAATATAGATCGTCTCGTCTTTATCAAAGGAGTTTTTGATCCTATTCTGGAGTTTTAAAACTACTGGGCAACTAGCATCTATAAGTGTGAGGTTGTTTTTGATGGATAATTCGTAAGTAGAAGGTGGTTCACCATGTGCTCGAATGAGAACTTTTTCATCTTTCAAATGTTGAAGTTCCTCAAGATTGATGATTTTCAAGCCTTTTTTCGTCAGCCTATTTACCTCCTCATCATTGTGTACGATATCTCCTAGGCAATATAAATAACCTTGTTCATCTAAAATTTCTTCAGCCATCTCTATGGCATAAACTACGCCGAAGCAAAAGCCAGAATGTTGGTCTATATGTACTTGAAGACTCATCATAGCCTATTAACTTAAAGCGGGTTTAATTGTTTTTTTACTTTTTATCAACTCATAGATACTAATCGTCATCAATAATAGGGTCATGGAATAAACTGTATCTTCAATAGGAATGGTGAACAATCTGATCGATAAGTTTTCCATGTCATTATATTTCACTACTGGCTCATCTATGAATGAACCAGTTAGTACGCCATTTACTAAAAGAAATGGGATAAGCGAGACCAAATAGGTTAAATAAAATCTCCCAAGAAATTTCGTTTTCAAAACGATATAATGAATTGATAAAACGACAGCAGCTACAATAAAATTTACAGAAGTATACCATTTATCCAAATTCAATACTCCAATTAATACAAAAAGCACAATTAAAACAAATGTAATTGGTTTGGCTACAGCGGCAAAAATGTCTTTGGGCACAAAGTATTTCAACACCTCGTAAATAAATACGCAGGCAAATGGAACAGTCAAAAAGAAAAGCCACTCTTCCAACGGTAATTCGAAGAAATAAATCCCAAGAATATATCGGGGATTGAATTCCCAAACTCCTATTACAGTAAACCAATGATCCCAAATCAAGAAGAAGGCACCTGTGACAAGAATACCTGGAAACAGGGCATACCAATTTTTGTAATATTGAATGCGATTTTCAAACGATCTAAATAAAGGAAATGAAATCGTAAGAAGATTAAGGAGTAAATAAAGATAGATATCCATGTGCTAAGCAAAGCCTAATTTCATTCCAAAATATGTACCCAACAATAAAGAAAGTTTTCTAGAGTTTGGAATTCTAATTCGCTCTTGGGTAATCACTTCAGGTGGCAAAGTTTTTATTTTGTCAAATAGTTTTTGGTAATAGAGATAAGCTACTTTTACACCCATTTTAGCTCCGATTGGTAAATTATTAATTCCTATCAGTGCTTCATCAAAGTCTTTCTGAATATCTTCTTCAATGGTAGCTTTGGTGAGTTTGTCAAAAGTCAAAAAATCTACACCAGGAAAATAAACTCTCCCTCTTTCCTCATAATCACTTTTGATGTCTCTAAGGAAATTGACTTTCTGAAATGCTGCACCAAGTTTGCAAGCTGATTCTTTTAATTTTTGATATTCTTCATCATTGCCTTCACAGAAGACCTCCAAACACATGAGGCCTACCACTTCTGCAGAACCATAGATATATTCGTGATATTTCGAATCGTTATAAGTTTTGAAATCTAAGTCCATTTCCATGCTATGAAGAAATGCCTCAATCAAATCCAAATCAATATTATATTGATTGACTATGATTTGAAAAGCGTGAAGCACTGGATTTAAACTAATACCATCTTCAATTGCTTTGTATGTGTCTTTTTTAAAAAGCTCCAAGAGAGATTTTTTATCCTGATCATGAAAAGTATCTACAATTTCATCAGCATATCTTACAAAACCATAAATGGCGTAGATCGGCAAATGGTACTTTTTGTTGAGCGTTTTTATCCCGAGAGTAAAGCTAGTACTGTACCTTTGAGTAATCAACCGACTGCACTCAAAGGTGGTCTGATCAAAGAGGGCTTTTGCATCCATACTGATAATATACAATTTTATTTACAAATTGTTTTCTTTGATCACTTCTTTGGCAACAACATGACCAGAAATTAATGATGGAGGCACCCCAGGTCCTGGAACAGTAAGTTGTCCTGTGTAATATAAATTTTTTACCTTTTTATTTTTCAAGGAAGGCTTAAGAATGGCTGTTTGTAAAAGCGTATTGGCTAATCCATAGGCATTTCCTTTGAAAGCATGATAGTCAGATTTGAAATCATTGTGTGCGTAGGATCGCTTGTAGATCACATGACTTCTAATTTCCTGACCGGTCAACTTCTCCAATCTATCCATAATCATTTGGTAATATTTTTCTCGCATTTCTTCAGTATCTTCTAAATCAGGGGCAAGAGGAACCAAGAGAAACAAGTTTTCTTTTCCTTCAGGTGCGACAGTCGGGTCGGTTATAGAAGGAACCGAGGCGTAAAAAAGCGGCTTTTCTGGCCATCTCGGATTGGTATATATTGCATGCGCATGAGGCCCTAGCGGCTCATCGAAGAACAAATTGTGGTGACGGAGATTTTTAAGCTTTTTGTCAATGCCCAAATAAAATAGAAGACTTCCTGGTGCCATTACACGTTTGTCCCAGTATTTATCATCGTAATTGCTGTATTTATCTTGAAGCACATGTCTATCGATATGATTGTAATCTGCTCCAGCAATGATTATATCAGCTTCAAAAGTTTTTCCACTTTTGGTTTTCACAGCCTTGGCAAGACCATTTTCAATATCAATATGATCTACTTCAGCATCGAAATGAAACTTTACCCCCTTTTCTTCTGCCAAACTCACCATTCCTTCAATAATTTTATGCATCCCACCTTTTGGATACCAAGTACCTAGGGCGATATCAGCATAGTTCATTAATGAATATAGTGCAGGAATATTATTGGCTGTCTCACCAAGAAACAAAACAGGAAACTCCATCAATCTGATGATTTTATCCTCTTTAAAAAACTTTCTGACATGCTTAGACATGGATTGAAAAATATCCATTCTGATCATGTCCACTAATAACTTTGGACTAGCAAACTCTAGCAAAGAGCGACTAGGTCTGTAAACCAAATCTTGAATGCCAACTTTATATTTATAAGCTGCTTGTTTAAGGAACTCATCCAGTTTGGGACCAACACCTGGCTCCATCATTTCAAGCAGAGCTCTAAATTCTTCTAAGTTTGCAGGTATATCTACAAAATCTTGATCTCCAAAAATCACCGCATAGGAAGGATCTAACCTGAGAAGCTCATAATAATCAGAAGGCTTTTTTCCGAAATGAGAAAAATAAGTTTCAAAAACATCCGGCATCCAATACCAGCTGGGACCCATATCAAAAACAAAACCCTCGGTTTCGAACTTTCTAGCTCTTCCTCCGGGGGTACTATTTTTTTCAAGAAGCGTAACTTGATAACCTTGATCAGCAAGGTGTGTAGCAGCAGAAAGGCCAGCAAAGCCAGCCCCAATTACTACGACATTATTTTTTGACATATTGTTAGTTTTTGTGTCTGTACACGTGAAGATCGTCTTTTAATATTTTACGTGCAATATGTATTCTATTTTTAACTGTACCAATTGGTATATCTAATTTTTCAGCTATTTCATGATATTTGAAACCTCTGTAGTGCATCATGAATGGAGTTTTGTAAACTTCATCTAAACCCTCGATAGCTTCATGAATATCATCCATTGTAAAATCCCCGTAAGCTCCATTCTCTACTAACACATCACCTGAATTGATGTAATGAAGATTATCGGTAGTGTCAACAAAAGTACCTCTTCTTACCATTCTTTGATAGTTGGTAATGAAGGTGTTTTTCATAATAGTATATAACCAAGCTTTCAAATTTGTACCTTCTGTAAACTTGTCTTTATTAGTGAACGCCTTAACCATTGTGTCTTGCATTAGGTCGTTTGCGTCATCCATATCTCTTGTTAATTTTAAAGCGAAAGGCTTTAATGAACTAGAGAGCTTGTTTAATGAGTAACTGAATTCTAGAGTTGTCATGGCTTTTTGTTTTTGTTGAATCAAATATAGAAATGATTAAACAAACCGCAAAATATTTTGTAGAATATTTTTAAATATTTGTTAAACAAAAAGAGGTGAACTAAAATTTAAAATCTAATTTAATTTAAATTATTGCTGTTTTTGATGTATATACATTGTTTTTAACATAAAAAAAGGCCAGAAGGCCTGTTTAATTATTTTTTCATTTTGTTCATTATTTTTCTTGAACAACTGGATCTAATTCCTCAAGATACTCTTTAATGTTTCTGATATAGTTCATCACTTTGACATTAGAAGGGAAGGAAAGATCTTGACCTAGTATTTGGTAACCAGATAATATGATCTCTGATTCCTTGTATTTACTGCACAAATCATTGATATATTCTTGTACTTGTTCGGCACCAGGTGAAGTAGTGATGACAGTCATTAAATAGTCAGGTTGATGCATTTTGTATATCAATTCCAAATCAGCTCTTGGGGTACTTTGCCCCAGATAGAAGACTTTATGTCCTTTTAGCTTAATTAGATAAGCTGCAAACAAAAGAGAAATTTCATGTAATTCCCCTTCTGGTAGAAATAGAAGGAATTTCTTCCCACCACCTTTATATATCTGCCCGTCTATAGCTACGATGAGTTTTTGGCGAACCAAATTACTCATAAAATGCTCTTGCGCAGGATTAATAGCACCAGTTTGCCATAGAACACCAATTTTTGACATAAATGGATATATAATATTCAACATGGTCTGTTCAAAACCAATTTTAAGAATATTAGTCGAAAGCACTTTATCAAATCGCTCCTCGTCCATTTCTATCATACATATAGTAAGCGCATGAATCTGATCATCATGTGTCAGTGTTCGTTCCGAAAGCTTGACCACTTCTGCTCTGATTTCAGGAAGATCCATTTTGGCGATCTTACTTATCTTGTAGCCATTGTCATTGAGCAAAGCGACATTTAAAATCAGTTTTAGATCATCATCGTCATAAAATCTGATATTGGTATCTGTTCTCTTAGGAGAAAGCAAATTGTAGCGCTGTTCCCAAATTCTCAAAGTATGTGCTTTGATACCGGAAAGCTGCTCCAAATCTTTAATCGAATAGGTGCTCACGTTCATTTTGCTTTAAAATATTTTTTGGGTACTACAAACAAACCGAAAGAAACTGCATCATCCTTTTTATTCGTGGCATGATGCGCTTGATGCGCTTTGAAAATTCCTCTTAAGAATGAATTTTTTGGTTTATCAAACCATTTCATTCTTCTATGTATCAGTATATCATGTAAAAAGAAATAACTGATTCCGTATAGACTGATGCCTGTCCCCATCCAAAATCTATAGTCCAACTGTCCAACACCTTTAATAATAAGGATCACAGCAATGCTCCCGAATAACAAAGAAAATAAATCATTCAACTCAAAGAATGATTTAGATGCTTGGTGATGTGTCTTATGAATACTCCAAAGAGGTCCATGCATAATATATTTATGAATAAACCATCCGGAGAATTCCATAGCGGCAAAACCTAGTAGGGTGTAAAGGATTGCGTACATCATAATCGTAACTCTATTTTTTTATTTTTGTTTAACGTTTGCTAAAATATCCTTTTACAAGAGCAAGTTGAGTAAAAGAAAGAAAATAGCTAGGTTGATTAATAAATACAAAGAAAGAACATTCGACTTATCAAAAGACAATTTTCTGTAAATCAACTGAATAATAAAAGCAATACCAAACCATCCTATAAAATTGGAGAGTGGAATCAAGTCATTCTCCCAAGACCAAAAATCCAATTTTACTGCTACTGGCTCGATCAAAACGTCCAACAAAACCATAACTAATGCTCCCAAGCTCGCTGCTATGAAGTCATTCTTTATTTTTTTGTGAAAAATCTCCCCACTCAGATAGACCAAAAGCAACCAATTCACACCAATCAAAAGTGGAACCTCGAAAAGTTGAAAACCTAAAACAGGGCCATACCTGTAATTTCCAAAAGGAAATCCAGTATGCACTCCCAATACTTCTGAGCCATAACCTATACCAAAAGACAAAATCACAAATAAATAAAAAGCAGTATTCCACCCTTTATGAAACACAAACAACAATCCGGTACACAAAAGAAGATGAAAAGGTGTTAGAACTTGAAAATATGGTCTGAGCGCAGGCACCGTCATCCCCAATATTCCAACCAAATGAAATATGGTGATGACAATTTTAAAAATATTGACCTTATTGAAAAAAAAGGGGATTGAAGTATTATTAAGGGTGGTTTTTTCCATGAAAGCGTGCATTTCTGCTTATCCCAATGTGATCTGATTTTTGGAATATGTTCAAATTAACAAGGCAGATTAATATTTGTTGGTAAATTTGCTAGGCAAAATTAAAGATAAAAAAGTATGATACTATATAATGTAACCGTCAATGTAGAAAAAGACGTGGAAAAAGAATGGCTTGACTGGATGAAAAACACCCACATTCCTTTTGTCATGGAGACGAAAATGTTTGTAGAAAATAAACTGTTTAGAATCATGCATGATTCAGAAGATGGTGGAATCAATTACTCTGTACAATATTTTGCAAAAGATATGCAAGATGTCATGGCTTATCAGCACCAATACTTTGATCAACATAATGCTATCGTACAAAAGAAATTTCCGAAGAAATTAGCGATATTCATGACCTTACTAGAATTGGTCTAACATGAAAAATTGGCTGAAATTACTGATCTCTATTATCTTACCCCAAATCGCAGGTGGCTTGGGTGCCTTGGTTACTATCTCATCTGTAGGGTCTTGGTATCAGTCCATTAATAAGCCGTTTTTTAATCCCCCTTCTTGGATATTCGGTCCTACTTGGACAGTTCTTTACATTATGATGGGGGTTTCACTTTTTCTAATTTGGAAATCAAATCATCCCTTTAAGAAAAAAGCGCTTTGGTTATTTGCTATTCAGTTGCTTCTCAATGCCATTTGGTCACCAGCATTCTTTGGTCTTGAATCACCAATATTGGGCTTGCTTGTAATAGTACCACTTTGGGTTATGATTTTAGTCTGTATCAGAGCATTTTTCCCAATCGACATATGGGCATCTTACCTCTTGATTCCTTATCTACTTTGGGTAAGCTTTGCCACTGTACTCAATGCAAGTATCTGGTACCTTAATTAACTTTCGCTATGCCAACTATTCCTCAGGATCCTAACAAATTCAGATGCCCTTGGTGTATGGGCTTTGAGCAATATATCAAATATCACGATGAAGAATGGGGCGTTCCTGTTTATGATGATCAGACACATTTTGAGTTTTTGATTCTTGAGAGTGCACAAGCTGGACTTAGCTGGGCTACTATATTGAAGAAAAGAGAAGGCTACAGACATGCCTTTGCAGACTTTGATTACCAAGTAGTGGCAGATCTTCCCGATTCTTATGTTACTGAACTGCTTCAAGATCCAAGCATCATCAGAAATGAACTGAAAATCCGAGCGGCCATTAACAATGCAAAGCGATTTATGGAAATCCAATCTCAGTTTGGAAGTTTCAGTAAGTATATCTGGGAATTTGTGGATGGAAAAGTGATCGACAGGCAACTCAGGTCCATGCAAAATGCACCTGCTACTACTCCAGAATCAGATAAATTAGCAAAAGACCTCAAAAAGAGAGGATTCAAATTTTTGGGAAGCACTACAATCTATGCACACATGCAAGCTACCGGCTTGGTCAATGATCATCTGACAACTTGTTTTCGCTATGAAGAAGTGAAGCTATTGGCGAAATAATGATTTAATTTATTCGTTGAAACAAAAAATCCCAACCGATTTGGTTGGGATTTTTTGGCGCTAAACTGGAAAAAATTTACTTAGGCTTGGTGTATGCATCAGTATATTTTGTCCATATTTCGTAGATTGGATTTCCAGTAGAACTCATGCCACTGTGGTGCCATTCCCCATCAATGACCTCATAATTGAATTCTAGGCTAGCGCCAACTCTGCTATCATCTCTAGAGAAAAACTGAATATTTTCTACATATTTCCCATTTTCAGCAGCGTATGTCCCTCCACCGGTTCCAGAAAACTCTTTGGTCTCTGAGTTAAAAGCGACCCATTGGAAATGTCCTCCACTAAGGATTTTAATAGTTCTTCTTGCTCCTGGGGTTGATCGACTAATCTCTTCGCCTCTTTTTCTTCCAGTGATGACCCAATTTCTTGTCAAATCGTCTTTTGCATCACTTACTTTTTCCCAAATTTCAACCATGGCACTGCCTCCTTTTTCTGTAGAAATGACGATTTTGCTATCCACTATATCGAGAGAAAATTCTGTCGTAGTACCAACTCTTTCTGTATCACTAGTGTAGAAATCATACATTTCAGTGTAGTAATTATCTTTCAAAGTGAATTCTCCTCCACCTGCGCCGATGAATTTATTGGTGTCAGTTTCTTTTGCTCCAAAAGAAAAGTAACCATCTTGATATATTTTAATAAATGTTTTATCCTTAATTTCTTTCCCATTTTGGTGGGTGAGTTTCCAAGCACCTTCAAGGTTTTGACCAAGTAATGTACCTATCATAAAAAGGAGAGGAAGGAAGAGTATTTTTTTCATGGCGTATTTTATATTAGGTTTAGACTTCTAAATTACCGATTTTATCTTTGATAATGAAAACCTTTATACTAGGGCAAAATATAGACCAAGTTTTAGAAATGATCCCTGACAAAAGCATCAGAGTTGTACGACTAGGAACTACTCAAGTATGCGTATCTCGAGTAGCAAAAGATTTTTTTGCTTTTGAATCGAACTGCCCACATCAAAGAGCTGCATTAAATCAAGGTTGGGTCACTGTCTATGGTGAAGTTGTGTGCCCGCTTCATGAATATCGATTTGATATGAAATCCGGAGAAATTCGAGCAGGTTCATGTGGAGATCTAAAAACCTACAAGACTAAACTTACTGAAGAAGGACTTAAAATTTTTATTTAATGTAATTTGCCTCCATTGGGAACAGGAAAATCTACGGTCGCTAAGGAAATTCTACCTTGACCATCATCGAAACCTGTAACTAGTATTTCAGACATAAAATTGGCAATTTGTCTTGGAGAAAAATTACAAATACAGATGACCTGTTTCCCTATCAGTTCCATGGGTTGGTACAAATCTGTAATTTGAGCAGAGGACTTTTTGATTCCAAAATCCCCCAAATCTACCCATATTTTATAGGCAGGTTTTCTTGCATTTTCGAAGACCTCAGCCCGAATAATTGTCCCAATTCGGACATCAATCTTTTGAAAATCAGAGTAATCAATCGTTTGCATAGATATTATATTTTTCCTATTTTTGAAAACCTAACAGCATAATCAACTGTTATACATTTCGGACAAGAACCACTCAGTATGTCAGAACAAAATAATATTACTCTATTCGATCGAAAGAACATAATTCTCGCAATTTTATTTTGCGCTTTAGGATCTTTGAATTCATTCGCTCAAGGAGAAAAGGAAAAAAATTTACCCGATACTCCTGTCAAAACAAGTGATGTTGCAGGGACTTTTGAAAATCAAGAGACTACGGCTAGTGAATCAAGATATGAGTTTGGTTTAAGGCAAAACTATCAAAATACGACTAGAGAAGTAAAGCCTGCACAAAGCAATACTGTCAAAAAAGAAAATCCGATTTACAAACAAGGAAGTGACAAGGAAGTGAAAAAAGAGGAAATGTCAACTTTATCTTTCAACCTATTTTTATATATAGTAGATAAATTCCGAGAAGATAATTAAGCAAATACCAATAAACCTAAAATCAAGATAGACCGAGTCATAAGATTCGGTCTTTTTTTTGTCTTTTAATATTCAGATTACCCACAATGATCTCATTTTTTAAAATAATCATAGATTAGGAAATCCAAGTTTTAAACTTGTCTCGTATCTCCATCCAAATCAACAAAACCAAAAATTATATAATATGAAAACTATCAAATTATTTCAGACAGCTCTTGTCATCCTATTTTTCATAGGTTCGAATTTAGCAATTGCACAAGGTGAAAAAACAGTAACTGTAGGAGGTGCTCCAATGTATCCTTCTAAAAACATTGTAGAAAATGCCGTTAATTCAAAAGACCATACCACATTGGTAGCGGCAGTAAAAGCTGCAGGATTGGTGGAAACTTTACAAACACCTGGTCCATTCACTGTATTTGCTCCTGATAATGCTGCATTTGCAAAATTACCAGCAGGCACTGTAGAAACGCTTGTAAAGCCAGAAAACAAGGCTACTTTAACTGGAATTTTAACTTACCATGTTGTAGCAGGTAAAATGGGTTCAAAAGAAATTGCTGCGGCAATCAAAAAAGGAAATGGTAAAGCTGTGTTAACAACTGTCCAAGGAGGAAAATTGACTGCTTGGATGCAAGGAAAAGACCTTTACATTTCTGATGAAAATGGCAACAAATCAAAAGTAACTATTGCTGATGTGTACCAGTCAAACGGTGTAATCCACTCAGTAGACACAGTAGTATTGCCTAAAAGCGAGTAATACTTTGAAAATTAAATTCAAAAAAAGCTGAACAGACTCGTTCAGCTTTTTTTATTCGTTTAGTTTAAAGTCAGACTTAGCTTACCAACTTCTACCGCCTCCACCTTGCATCATTCTCATCATTGGATTCCCACCTTGCTCTCTTGTAGGCTGCTTGAAGCTTCCAATGTTGTAAGTAAAACTAAACAAAGCATATCTCGTCAAAACTCTTGTGAAAGTATCCGTAATTGAGATGTCATTGACTGTTCTAGCAATTGAGTTGTTTTGTCCCAAAAGATCGAATACAGTTACTTTAAACTCGCCTTTGTTATCTTTCAAGAATCTATATCCAGCTTCAATATTCCACAACCATACTTGCTGATCCAAGCCAGCTGATAAACCTCTATATAAAGCGTTGTTCACTACATTGGAAACAAATAATTTTCCATTATTTGGAGAATAGTATAATCTAATGTTTGAGTTCTGAATGTAATAGTTGTTATTCAAATTGTTTTGCAAAGAAGAATTTACAATCGTGTACGTCCCCGTAGTAGATAAAGTAAAATCGAAATCTTTACTAATATTCGAAGTCAATGTCAAACCTTGACTCAAATCAATGTTATCATTTCTATTCAGCTGACCATTAATGATCCCTGGAGTCCTGTTGAATGATGCTGAGGAATTCATGTTAAACTGTGACTTTATCGCCTTGATAGGAGCTCCATAAGTCATGAAAACACGGGTATTAAATTGACCTCTTAGGTTTTCAGGTCTTGAAAGTTGCCCACCTGGTCTCAAAAGAACTTCACCATTGATCAAAGTATCCTGTTGTGCCACAAATGTATTTGTTCCAATAAAATTCTCGGTCAAAGACGCGAAAGCAAACACAAAGAAGGTTCTAGATTTCTCAAGATTTAATTTCCCAAGGTTTACAAATATATTGTGATTGAAAGATTGTCCTAAGTTTGGATTACCCACAGACAAGTTTAGCGGGTTTCCATTGTTGATGACATTCTGTAATTGATTGACGCTAGGCTCGTTGGTAGAGGTTCTGTATCTCAATCTGAATGTCTTTCCTTTGGCCATATCTCTATAGTTCAAGTTTAAGCCTGGAAGCAAATTGCTGAATGACCTATTGAAAACTCTCTCAAGAGGGAACAAGCTTTCGTTGTCTTGTTCTGCATATTGATAGTCAAGATTAGCGTTGATATTCCAATTTTTGAAATTGTATCTATAACCCACACTAGGTCTCTGAACGACAAATTTATTATCGA is drawn from Belliella baltica DSM 15883 and contains these coding sequences:
- a CDS encoding fatty acid desaturase encodes the protein MSEKVFHTNRIDPKGVLIASAVIFLWFLSLVFLLNFDLNWKNPLTYLGILIQTHLYTGLFITSHDAMHGLVSKNKKVNHAFGWFSAILFSYNFYWKLFPKHHEHHKFVATDKDPDYHSSDNFFLWYFSFIKQYVTIWQILLMAVTFNILKLFLPTENLIVFWMLPAVMATLQLFYFGTFKPHMGESQNAHHSKTQPKNHLWAFLSCYFFGYHFEHHDSPGTPWWRLWRVKEQNI
- a CDS encoding 4-hydroxy-3-methylbut-2-enyl diphosphate reductase encodes the protein MMSLQVHIDQHSGFCFGVVYAIEMAEEILDEQGYLYCLGDIVHNDEEVNRLTKKGLKIINLEELQHLKDEKVLIRAHGEPPSTYELSIKNNLTLIDASCPVVLKLQNRIKNSFDKDETIYIYGKHGHAEVIGLLGQTNNKAVVFQDISELDIPSLPKSMTLYSQTTKSTDKFYEINEILKVNDIVVNTNDTICRQVSNRDKELRAFAEKFDKIIFVSGTKSSNGKVLYNVCKEKNPNTHFVSNQDQVCPSWFSPNDTVGICGATSTPMWLMEQVKERLINF
- a CDS encoding lycopene cyclase domain-containing protein encodes the protein MDIYLYLLLNLLTISFPLFRSFENRIQYYKNWYALFPGILVTGAFFLIWDHWFTVIGVWEFNPRYILGIYFFELPLEEWLFFLTVPFACVFIYEVLKYFVPKDIFAAVAKPITFVLIVLFVLIGVLNLDKWYTSVNFIVAAVVLSIHYIVLKTKFLGRFYLTYLVSLIPFLLVNGVLTGSFIDEPVVKYNDMENLSIRLFTIPIEDTVYSMTLLLMTISIYELIKSKKTIKPALS
- a CDS encoding phytoene/squalene synthase family protein — translated: MDAKALFDQTTFECSRLITQRYSTSFTLGIKTLNKKYHLPIYAIYGFVRYADEIVDTFHDQDKKSLLELFKKDTYKAIEDGISLNPVLHAFQIIVNQYNIDLDLIEAFLHSMEMDLDFKTYNDSKYHEYIYGSAEVVGLMCLEVFCEGNDEEYQKLKESACKLGAAFQKVNFLRDIKSDYEERGRVYFPGVDFLTFDKLTKATIEEDIQKDFDEALIGINNLPIGAKMGVKVAYLYYQKLFDKIKTLPPEVITQERIRIPNSRKLSLLLGTYFGMKLGFA
- a CDS encoding phytoene desaturase family protein; this translates as MSKNNVVVIGAGFAGLSAATHLADQGYQVTLLEKNSTPGGRARKFETEGFVFDMGPSWYWMPDVFETYFSHFGKKPSDYYELLRLDPSYAVIFGDQDFVDIPANLEEFRALLEMMEPGVGPKLDEFLKQAAYKYKVGIQDLVYRPSRSLLEFASPKLLVDMIRMDIFQSMSKHVRKFFKEDKIIRLMEFPVLFLGETANNIPALYSLMNYADIALGTWYPKGGMHKIIEGMVSLAEEKGVKFHFDAEVDHIDIENGLAKAVKTKSGKTFEADIIIAGADYNHIDRHVLQDKYSNYDDKYWDKRVMAPGSLLFYLGIDKKLKNLRHHNLFFDEPLGPHAHAIYTNPRWPEKPLFYASVPSITDPTVAPEGKENLFLLVPLAPDLEDTEEMREKYYQMIMDRLEKLTGQEIRSHVIYKRSYAHNDFKSDYHAFKGNAYGLANTLLQTAILKPSLKNKKVKNLYYTGQLTVPGPGVPPSLISGHVVAKEVIKENNL
- a CDS encoding RNA polymerase sigma factor; the protein is MTTLEFSYSLNKLSSSLKPFALKLTRDMDDANDLMQDTMVKAFTNKDKFTEGTNLKAWLYTIMKNTFITNYQRMVRRGTFVDTTDNLHYINSGDVLVENGAYGDFTMDDIHEAIEGLDEVYKTPFMMHYRGFKYHEIAEKLDIPIGTVKNRIHIARKILKDDLHVYRHKN
- a CDS encoding MerR family transcriptional regulator; this translates as MNVSTYSIKDLEQLSGIKAHTLRIWEQRYNLLSPKRTDTNIRFYDDDDLKLILNVALLNDNGYKISKIAKMDLPEIRAEVVKLSERTLTHDDQIHALTICMIEMDEERFDKVLSTNILKIGFEQTMLNIIYPFMSKIGVLWQTGAINPAQEHFMSNLVRQKLIVAIDGQIYKGGGKKFLLFLPEGELHEISLLFAAYLIKLKGHKVFYLGQSTPRADLELIYKMHQPDYLMTVITTSPGAEQVQEYINDLCSKYKESEIILSGYQILGQDLSFPSNVKVMNYIRNIKEYLEELDPVVQEK
- a CDS encoding sterol desaturase family protein; the encoded protein is MMYAILYTLLGFAAMEFSGWFIHKYIMHGPLWSIHKTHHQASKSFFELNDLFSLLFGSIAVILIIKGVGQLDYRFWMGTGISLYGISYFFLHDILIHRRMKWFDKPKNSFLRGIFKAHQAHHATNKKDDAVSFGLFVVPKKYFKAK
- a CDS encoding carotenoid biosynthesis protein — translated: MEKTTLNNTSIPFFFNKVNIFKIVITIFHLVGILGMTVPALRPYFQVLTPFHLLLCTGLLFVFHKGWNTAFYLFVILSFGIGYGSEVLGVHTGFPFGNYRYGPVLGFQLFEVPLLIGVNWLLLVYLSGEIFHKKIKNDFIAASLGALVMVLLDVLIEPVAVKLDFWSWENDLIPLSNFIGWFGIAFIIQLIYRKLSFDKSNVLSLYLLINLAIFFLLLNLLL
- a CDS encoding DUF4286 family protein, with protein sequence MILYNVTVNVEKDVEKEWLDWMKNTHIPFVMETKMFVENKLFRIMHDSEDGGINYSVQYFAKDMQDVMAYQHQYFDQHNAIVQKKFPKKLAIFMTLLELV